GAATACCCAGGAGAATCAATGGCATACGGCGGGTGGAGGCCATTCTGAAAGCCGGAGAAGAGGTGATCGCCGAAAGAGGATATGAGTCTGCCACCATGGCGGAGATCGCCGCCCGCTCGAAGACACACATCGGATCCCTCTACCGTTTTTTTCCCGGCAAAGACTCTCTCGCCATCGCCTTGATTGATCGTTACCGCACGCATCTCGAACGGGCATTCGATGCGCTCGATGCCGAAGCCGTCTCCCTGTCTGTCGCGACACTCTCCGATCGGCTGCTCGGCACGCTTCATCACCTTCAGTCGATGGGGCCGGCAACACTTCGCCTCATGGAAGGGCACCCCGAATGGTCTGTCAAACGGGAAGAGCTCCGTTCCGTTGCCCTTCGCAGAATCGCCCGGACACTCTGCATCCATACCCCCGCACTCGACGAACATCGGGCCCGGGACATCGCCCAGGTTCTTCTCCACAACATGAAAACCAGAAAGGCTCTTTCCGTTGCGCCGGAGGACGGAAGCTGCTCCGGCGCTGTTCGGGAACTTCGCCGGATGAACTTTCTCTATCTCGAAGACATCCTGGCGGAACCAGCCGGAAAGAAGAGGAAAACCACCGACTGAGTCGAGGGTTGTCTCTTGCCGGATTCTCCCCGGAGATTTCCTGGAAACGCCCGTGATATGCTTCACAAATCGCTCCGGACTTCCATCTCCTCAACGCAGGAGAGATTCGTCCGGATGCCATCCCTGACTGTGATTCCTCCGAAAGAAGCGGGACGAACCGAACGCGCGAGACACTCTTGTGAAAGAGGACATCCTTCGAACATGACCCCCGTCTCCGCAGCCGTCTGGCTCCTGTTTCTGGTCGTTCTGGTCTCTTCCATCGGCGTAAAATGGCGGATTCCGCAACCGGCCCTTCTGGTATTGGCCGGATTTTTTTTGAGCTTTTCCTCCCCTTTTCATGACTTTCACCTGGACTCCCGCACGTTTTTCGCGCTTTTTATCCCTCCGCTTCTCTTTGCCGACGCGTGGCTGATTCCCAAGAGGGAACTCCGAAAGAACTTCTACAGCGTCATCCTTCTGGGGTTCGGTCTTGTCTTTGCCACCGTGGCCGCGACCGGATTTTTTGTCCACTGGATGATTCCGGCGATTCCCCTGGCATCCGCATTCGTCCTTGGAGCCGTTTTGTCTCCGACAGACACCGTCGCACTGAACGCTCTCATCAGCCGGATTTCCCTTCCCCAGCGTCTGGTCTATGTTCTGGCCGGTGAAAGCCTGATTAACGATGCGTCCGGCCTGGTTTCGTTTAAATTTGCCCTGGGAGCCGTCCTCCAGGGACACTTCACCTGGCCGGGGGCCATCCGGGATCTCTTCTGGGTCACGGCCGGCGGTCTGCTGGCTGGCTTCGTCATCGCCTACAACATCCACTGGTTCCGGCAACTTCTGAGTCACCGGGGAATGGAAAACCCGACCGTACAGACGTCTCTCTCCCTCGTGACCCCCTATTTTGCCTATATGGCCGCAAACAGTTTTGGTGCATCCGGAATCCTGTCCGTCGTGGCAGCCGGACTTTACGCCGGGATCAGCGACGTCCGGGACCTGTCGGGGTCGCTCAGACTTCATGCGGCCAGCGTCTGGAACATGCTGACCTTCGTTCTGGAAGGATTTGTCTTTCTGCTCCTGGGCCTTCAGCTCAGACGTGTTTTTTCCGCAATTTCCCCGATACCGGTTTTCCACCTGGTCACCTACAGCCTTCTTGTGACGGCGATGATCATCCTGGTCAGGATCCTTTGGGTCTTTCCCTTTTCCCGAATCTCCTGGATGCTGAACCGGATCCATGCCAGGAACCTCCCTCCTCCCTCCTGGAAAAGTGTTTTTCTGGCCGGCTGGATCGGCGTCAGGGGTGCCGTTACACTGGCGGCCGCTCTCGCGATCCCGCTCGAAGTCCATGGAAAACCCTTTCCTGGACGGGATCTGATCATTTTTCTCTCCGGAAGCGTTATCCTCCTGTCCATGTCAACGGTGATCCTGACTCTCGAGCCTTTGGCCCGCTGGCTCAACATCAAGGACCCCGGAGAATCCGCGGAAGAGGAACAGATGGCGAGGCTTGAGGCCAACCAAAAGGCTCTGGCCTTCCTGTCCGCCCGGGCGGCGGATGAAACTCTGAGCGAACAGCAAAGGGACCTTTTAAACAGGATCGCCTCCGAATACATTCTGCGGATTCGGGAACTCGAAGAACGAAAAGAAGGCTCCGACAATGTCCGAAAGAGTCTGGAAGAGGAGATCTCCTTCCGGATTCAGGCTCTCCAGGAAGAAAAGCGGGTCCTTCACCGTCTGCGGGAGGAACACCGGATCGACGACCAGACACTTCGGCGAATCCTTCGCGATCTCGATCTGGTGGAGGAGGGCATACGAAGCTACCATCCACGATGATTCCCGGGATGGACACGCGACTTCCGACCCTCCGGAAAACCCTCCCGAATTTTTCGTCCTCCCCCCGTTTTTCGGGACGATCCCCGAAGGGACATTTCCCTCTTCATTCAAAAAACCGGGAAGTTATGGTATAAAGGCTTTCATGGTTCCAGCCGCAAGCCCCAAATGAATCAAAAATCCTTTCAACCATGCGGAGGATTCGACCGGATGAGCAACAATGTCGGAATCAGGGTTTCTTTTTCCCGATGCCTCCTGTTTTCCTCCTTCCTTTCGTTTCTGGTCTTTGGCGCGTGTTCGTCTTTCTCCCAGCCCCCCGGAGGATATGGGGAGCCCCATCTGATGGCCCAGGCCCACGGGAAAAAACCCGAATGGATAGACCAGCCCGGAAAATACCAGCAGGATCACAAGGACGCGCGGTATTATGGCGGAATCGCCAACCGGGAACCGGATCAGGAAGGCGGAAGAACCGACTCCTACGCCAACGCCCTGCAGAATATTGCCGAAAGCGTGGCGAACAACGTCGCGTCTCGTTATATGGCCAAAAGAATGACCGTTCTGGGCTCTTCTCCCGACGGAGGAGACATGCGGACGAGGCGCCGGATCACGGACCTGGTCCGGCAATCCGCCCGGGCCCGTCTGAGCGGAGTCCGGGTCGTCCGGTACTGGTGGAAAAAATACTGGGTTCAGCCATCCAGGAACGCCCAACCGGAAACATATTACGACTATTATGTTCTCGTCAGTTTATCCAACGACCAGTATCACCGGCTCATCCGGCACGCCATTCGTGACGCCCGGAATGCCGCGGTGGACTCCCGGACACAAAAAGCCCTGGACATTCTGAGCACTCCGTAAACGATTTTCTGGAAAGGATCTCCGGATGAGGCGCATTTCTCCCCTGTTCTTCCGGGTTATGGTATTTGCCCTTGTCTTCCTCCTGAGCGGAGGTACAGGACGGGCGTCTGAAAAATGGTGGGAGACAGGACACCTCTCCGATTATCCCTCCAAGCGATACATGACCGCGCTCGGGTACGGCCAGTCGGTCCGGTCTGCCCAGAATGATGCTGTCCGCTCCCTTTCCCAGCAACTCAGCGCCCGGATCGGATCCTCCTACACACAGAACAGGGAAACCTCCGGAATGACAACCCGCCGCTCTGTAAAGGATGTGATCCGGATCCGGACAAAAACCCGTCTGGTCCACATTCTTTTTCCCCGTACGCGCTGGGTCGGAAGCCAGAACAGCTATGTTGCCTTCGCCGCTCTCGACATTGCACAGGAAACGCGCTACCTGAGAGGGCGGGTCCGGAATATCGAACGGAATCTCCGGGCCCTGGACAGCTCCTACGAATCGGCATCCGACCCCTTCCAGAGGATCCGCCTTCTTTCGGAAATTGTCCGGACCAAGGAAAAGGCTGCCCTGTATGACCGGGAACAGGCCATTCTCTCGGGCGGCTCTCCCTCCAGCCGATTCGACGTCCGTCGGGACGTCTCCCGGCTGGAGAGGCTTCTGGCCAGGGACGCCACCTTTCAGGTCGACCTCGTCAACCGTTGTGGACAGAAAGATGCCCTGACCCGGACGGTTTCCCACCACATCACCCAGGCACTGACCGGGGAAGGTCTTGTGGGAGCCTCCAACGGGAAAATTCGCATTACCGGTGAAGTTTCCGCACACCCCATGGGGCGCCACTTTTCCCGCCGCTATATCTACTACGGATATCACTACCACTTTACGGTCCGGGGTCCGGGCGGTCAGACCTGGGGTGAAGTTGCGAGGGACGGAAAAGCGGCCGGGCTGACGAAGGACCAGGCCCGGATGATGCTCACACGCCGCGTTTCCCGGGAAGGCGTCCGACCTCTGGTACGCGGAATAGCAAGCCGCCTTTTTTATAAAAAAGGCTCTCATCGCTTCGTTGCTCTTCCCATGGGGAGTTCTTCCTCCGGGACGTCTCGGGGAAAAACCCCTTCGGCCTCCGGCTGCGGCTCATCCCCGGCCGGCCAGGCCCGCAGTTTCTCCTCCCTTCAGGACGGACATCAGGTCTGAGACGAAACGGAGGAGCATCCATGATCGGGACAGAAACGTTTTCCGTCCCGCAACAGGAGGGCCCGGACAGTTTTCGAAAAGATGTGTCCGGACCTCCAGCAACACGAACAGATTGTGAGGAGATCGCATGAAACCGTTCATGAAAATCCTGATTCCGGCTGTTGGTCTGGCCGCCCTTGGCACTCTCGCCGACTGCAGTTCGCTTTCCTCCCTTCCCCAGGGACCCGAAGGCTACAAGGTCGTGGCCGGATCCCGTTCTTCCGCGCCTTCCTGGATCAACTCGATCGGAGAGTTCACCCGAAAACAGGACGAGAAAAAAGACAACAAAGGTTCCGTCTGGTTTACGGCCAGTTCCCCTCTCGAAAACACCCTCCAGGGAGCCAAGCACGATGCCTATGTGCGGGCCATGCGAAAAGCATCCGAGAGAATCGCCGACCAGACGTGGAATATTGTCGGAAATGCCGTTACCCGCCGCCTGAATCCGGACCTTCAGATCATGCACCGTCTTCGGGATGTCACGAAGACCCGCCTTCGCGCCGAATCGCAGGGATGGCTGGTCGGCGGAGAGGAATACATGTACTACTGGATCGAATATCAGCCGAAGCACAAGGAACTGGCCACCCGGGGGAACCAGTCCCTCTACCGCGCCTGGGCCCTGGTCCGCTTCAACCACAACAACTGGGAATGCTCCCGACGAAATTCTCTCAAGCTCCTTCCCATGGTCCAGTCGGATCTGGGAGGAAAATTCGGCTTCAAGAAATTTGACCAGAAAACTTATCTCGGAGTCCTGAAAGACATCACGGACAAAAACATCCAGCTGATTCCGGATCGCGTCTGCACCGGCGGCTAATCCCGGTTCCACCCTGCCCGGAAAGCACCTTTTCCGGGCAGGCCCTGTTTCTCCCGCTTCAGGGGATTCGTTTTTGACAACCCTCCCGACCGAATGCACAATAACATCATGAAACAGAGTCAACACTCTTGTTGTCGAAGGAGAATGCCCGCCGTTTCCCGGCGAGCACCCCGGACAGTCCAATGAACGCCTTTTCCCTGACGGCTGGAGACTGGCTTTTTGCTTTCAAAACCGCAGGAGCCGCTCTCCTGGCTCTGTTCGTCGCTTTCCGATGGAACCTTCCCCAACCCTACTGGGCCCTTCTGACCGTCCTCATCGTCGCCCAGCCCTACACAGGAATGGTCCGCTCAAAAGCCCTCTACCGCTTTGTCGGCACCTTCATCGGTGCAACCATGGCGGTTTTTCTGGTCCCCCGACTGGTCAACATGCCCCAGTTCCTGACATTGGCGCTGGCCGCCTGGATCGCCCTCTGCCTCTATCTTTCCCTGATCGACGGAACACCCCGGAGCTATGCCTTTATCCTGGCGGGATACACGGTGGCTCTGATCGGATTTCCCAGTGTCACGTCGCCACAGGATATTTTCCCGACAGCCGTTGCCCGCGTCGAAGAAGTCTGTCTGGGAATTCTTTCGACGTTTGTGATCAATGAGATGTTTTTTCCGAGGTCCGCCGTTCCGCTCTACGATTCCAGGATCCGGCGCTGGCTGGAACAGTTTCTGGGAGCAACCCTCCAGATCCTGGAAGCTCCTCCCGGCTCCGGAGTACTGGAATCCATCCGTCACCGTCTTTCCATCGACCTGGCGGCTCTTGATCCCCTGTCCGTCTTTGCTGCCTACGACACCGCACGTTCGGACCATATCGGGGGGATGAACCGGCTCAGGAACCGCATCCGGGAACTGCTCCCCCTCCTGACCGAAATCGTCCGCCACCTGGAAGTCCTGGGCAGGGAATATCCGGAGACGATGCCTTCCCTTCGTCCTCTTCTCGAAGCATGCCGCTCCTGGATGGAACAGACCCTTCTCCACGCTCCCCTGCCTTTTCCGGATCTTCTGAAAACAGGGGAGCCGCCCGGGCCGGATTTTCCGGAGGCAGCAGACCGCCTGATCCGGAGCCTGAAGACCTGTCTGATATCGCTTTGCCGCCTCTGGGAGGAATGTCACGACCTGCGCCGGGACCTTCGCGGAAACGCGGTTATTCCGGAGTCTCCCGCTCCCCTGAAGCCTCCTTCCTCGCACCGTGACCATCTTCTCGCCGGTCTTTCGGCCGTTGCCGTTTTTATCACGGTTGTGCTTGTCGCCGATTTCTGGATCTTGACCGAATGGCCGGATGGAGCGATTGCCACAATGATGGCCGCCGTTGTCGGATCGTTTTTCGCGGCCATGGACGACCCGGTTCCGGCAATCGTCCGGTTCCTGTCTTTTATGACGACCGGTTCCGTGCTGGGGATTTTGACCCTGTTCATCCTTCTGCCGATGGCCCACAATTTTCTCGACCTGTCCCTGGTGCTTTCCCTTGTCCTGATCCCGGCTGGTCTCTTCCTGGGAAAACCGGAATACGCCATCCCGGTCCTGTCTTTCAGTATCGGCTTCGCCGGGGTGCTTGCGCTGTCCCGGAGCTATTCCGGCCATTTTGCCCATTCCGTCAATACGGCCATCGCCCAGAACATGGGCATCTTCCTGATGGCGATCATGACACGCCTGTTGCGATCTGTCGGTGCGGACTGGAGCGTCCGCCGTCTCTACCGCTCGGACCTTTCGGACCTCGCCCTTCTGGCCCGCCCGTCTCCGGCTCCTTCCTCCGAAACAGAAAACGGGGAGGGACAGGCTGCCCTGGGACGCATCATCGACCGGACACCGCAGCTTGCGATTCGCCTGCAGGCTCTGACACCGGAGGAGCGCCATCTTTACTCCCAGAGCTTCCTTCATCCTTCCATCGGTCGTATCCTTCTGGACGTCTCCCGGCTCCGGAATTCCCTGTCAGGCCCCCACCGGGAGCATCTGAACCGCTTTCTGGACGGTCTCTCGGAAATCTTTTTGAGACACCCTCTTCCCGGACAGATGTCTTTCAGTCCGCTACGGAAGGGAATCCGGTCCCTGGAGGACGCTCTTTCTTCCGGACACGACCCGCTGCACCGGAACATCCTGGAGCGGCTCACTGCTCTGGAAACCTTCATCCCCCCGGAGGACTGGAGAAGCCCTCCCCTCTCCGCAACAGGGGGATCGTCCGGATGAAGGAAGTGGATTTTTTTGGCGTTTTCCTTTCCCCCTTTCTGGCCTGGGCCCTGTTCGCATTTCTTCTGCTCTGGGGAATCCGCTCCCTCCTTTTTCGGGTGGGCTTCTACCGCTATGTCTGGCACCGCTCCCTGTTCGACATCTCCCTGTATCTCATTGTGCTCGCGATCCTCGTTTTCTACGAAAGGTCCTTTCCTGAATGAAGCTCGCACTGTCTCCCGCACTTCTCCGTCAATCCATTACCCTGACCGTGGTTCTTCTGGCCATTGTTGCAGGATACATCCTCTGGCACATCGACCGGACCGCTCCCTGGACGCGAGATGGGCGCGTTCGCGCCGACTGGGTCTCGGTTGCCCCGGATGTCGAAGGTCTCGTGAGTGAAGTGAATGTCCGGGACAACCAGGTCGTCCGGCGAGGAGATGTTCTGTTCCGCATTGATCCGAAACGCTTCCGGATCGCCCTTTCTTCCGCCCGGGCGGCCCTTCTGGCCCGTTATGCCGCCATGCGGGAGTCGGATCATGATGCCCGCCGATATGAACGCCTTCTCCTGTCCGGAAACGCCTCGGCCGAAAAAGCGGAAGCGTTTCGGGCCCGCGCCCTGGAAGACAGGGCCCTCTACCAGAAAGCCCTGTCGGATCTGTCCCGGGCCCAGCTGGATCTTGAACGCTCGGTCGTCCGTTCCAAAGTCAACGGAACAGTCACCAACATGCACATGAAACCGGGGGATTATGTCCGGCGGGGGCAGGGCGTCTTTGCCCTGGTGGACAGCGACTCCTACTATGTGGACGGATACTTTGAGGAGACCAAGATT
This genomic interval from Leptospirillum ferriphilum contains the following:
- a CDS encoding TetR/AcrR family transcriptional regulator; its protein translation is MDSNSESRILRGQKARIPRRINGIRRVEAILKAGEEVIAERGYESATMAEIAARSKTHIGSLYRFFPGKDSLAIALIDRYRTHLERAFDALDAEAVSLSVATLSDRLLGTLHHLQSMGPATLRLMEGHPEWSVKREELRSVALRRIARTLCIHTPALDEHRARDIAQVLLHNMKTRKALSVAPEDGSCSGAVRELRRMNFLYLEDILAEPAGKKRKTTD
- a CDS encoding Na+/H+ antiporter, whose protein sequence is MPSLTVIPPKEAGRTERARHSCERGHPSNMTPVSAAVWLLFLVVLVSSIGVKWRIPQPALLVLAGFFLSFSSPFHDFHLDSRTFFALFIPPLLFADAWLIPKRELRKNFYSVILLGFGLVFATVAATGFFVHWMIPAIPLASAFVLGAVLSPTDTVALNALISRISLPQRLVYVLAGESLINDASGLVSFKFALGAVLQGHFTWPGAIRDLFWVTAGGLLAGFVIAYNIHWFRQLLSHRGMENPTVQTSLSLVTPYFAYMAANSFGASGILSVVAAGLYAGISDVRDLSGSLRLHAASVWNMLTFVLEGFVFLLLGLQLRRVFSAISPIPVFHLVTYSLLVTAMIILVRILWVFPFSRISWMLNRIHARNLPPPSWKSVFLAGWIGVRGAVTLAAALAIPLEVHGKPFPGRDLIIFLSGSVILLSMSTVILTLEPLARWLNIKDPGESAEEEQMARLEANQKALAFLSARAADETLSEQQRDLLNRIASEYILRIRELEERKEGSDNVRKSLEEEISFRIQALQEEKRVLHRLREEHRIDDQTLRRILRDLDLVEEGIRSYHPR
- a CDS encoding LPP20 family lipoprotein codes for the protein MRRISPLFFRVMVFALVFLLSGGTGRASEKWWETGHLSDYPSKRYMTALGYGQSVRSAQNDAVRSLSQQLSARIGSSYTQNRETSGMTTRRSVKDVIRIRTKTRLVHILFPRTRWVGSQNSYVAFAALDIAQETRYLRGRVRNIERNLRALDSSYESASDPFQRIRLLSEIVRTKEKAALYDREQAILSGGSPSSRFDVRRDVSRLERLLARDATFQVDLVNRCGQKDALTRTVSHHITQALTGEGLVGASNGKIRITGEVSAHPMGRHFSRRYIYYGYHYHFTVRGPGGQTWGEVARDGKAAGLTKDQARMMLTRRVSREGVRPLVRGIASRLFYKKGSHRFVALPMGSSSSGTSRGKTPSASGCGSSPAGQARSFSSLQDGHQV
- a CDS encoding FUSC family protein, which codes for MNAFSLTAGDWLFAFKTAGAALLALFVAFRWNLPQPYWALLTVLIVAQPYTGMVRSKALYRFVGTFIGATMAVFLVPRLVNMPQFLTLALAAWIALCLYLSLIDGTPRSYAFILAGYTVALIGFPSVTSPQDIFPTAVARVEEVCLGILSTFVINEMFFPRSAVPLYDSRIRRWLEQFLGATLQILEAPPGSGVLESIRHRLSIDLAALDPLSVFAAYDTARSDHIGGMNRLRNRIRELLPLLTEIVRHLEVLGREYPETMPSLRPLLEACRSWMEQTLLHAPLPFPDLLKTGEPPGPDFPEAADRLIRSLKTCLISLCRLWEECHDLRRDLRGNAVIPESPAPLKPPSSHRDHLLAGLSAVAVFITVVLVADFWILTEWPDGAIATMMAAVVGSFFAAMDDPVPAIVRFLSFMTTGSVLGILTLFILLPMAHNFLDLSLVLSLVLIPAGLFLGKPEYAIPVLSFSIGFAGVLALSRSYSGHFAHSVNTAIAQNMGIFLMAIMTRLLRSVGADWSVRRLYRSDLSDLALLARPSPAPSSETENGEGQAALGRIIDRTPQLAIRLQALTPEERHLYSQSFLHPSIGRILLDVSRLRNSLSGPHREHLNRFLDGLSEIFLRHPLPGQMSFSPLRKGIRSLEDALSSGHDPLHRNILERLTALETFIPPEDWRSPPLSATGGSSG
- a CDS encoding DUF1656 domain-containing protein yields the protein MKEVDFFGVFLSPFLAWALFAFLLLWGIRSLLFRVGFYRYVWHRSLFDISLYLIVLAILVFYERSFPE
- a CDS encoding HlyD family secretion protein — encoded protein: MKLALSPALLRQSITLTVVLLAIVAGYILWHIDRTAPWTRDGRVRADWVSVAPDVEGLVSEVNVRDNQVVRRGDVLFRIDPKRFRIALSSARAALLARYAAMRESDHDARRYERLLLSGNASAEKAEAFRARALEDRALYQKALSDLSRAQLDLERSVVRSKVNGTVTNMHMKPGDYVRRGQGVFALVDSDSYYVDGYFEETKIPAIRPGDRMEIRLMGVSPPLWGTVETISRAIYDQERQDRPGTVPRVNPTFSWVRLAQRIPVRIRLEPVPPGVLLVAGQTATVIDRTSHPSHGGFP